The genomic interval GGCACATCGATCTCCTCGCTCAGCTCGCCGTTGGTCACGCCCTCCGCGATGACGCCCTCCACCACGGCGACCGCCTCGCGGCGCACCACCAGCAGGGTGGACTGCCAGGCGCGGTTGGTGCGCCAGAGCTCGGCCACGTACAGCTGGGTGAAGGCCGGGTAGCGGTCGATGAAGACCAGACCGGCCCGGATCATGGCGTCCAGCGCCTCGACCCGGCTGCCGCCGCGGGCGCCGGTCTCCTCGGCCGCCGCGCGCAGCGAGGAGGTGAGCAGGCCGACGCCGTGGCGCAGCAGCTCCTCGAAAAGCTCGGTCTTGCTCTTGAAGTTGTAGTAGACCGTGCCCTTGGCGACCCCGGCCCGGTCGGCGATCTCGTCCACCGTGGTCGCCGAGAAGCCCTTCTCGGCGATGAGGGTGACGGCTGCTTCGTAGAGCCTCTGCCGGGTGGCCTGGCGGCGCGCGCTGCTACTGCTTTCCATGGACCTGATTCTCACAGGTCCCGGCACGGTCACAGGCTCAGCTCCGGATGCAGCCGCTCCAGTGTCCACATCTGCTTGCGGCGGGCCGACAGGGCGGTCAGCGCGAGCGCCCCGGCGGTGAAGGCCACCAGCACCGCGCAGCCCTGCCAGACCGGGCCGAGCCCGCCGCCCGTGATGAGCCGGCGCAGCCCCTCCACGACGTAGCTCATCGGCAGGTACGGGTGGATCGCGTTGAAGAAACCGGGACTCGTCTGTACGGGGTAGGTGCCGCCCGCCGAGGTCAGCTGGAGCATCAGCAGCGCGAGGACGAGGATGCGCCCGGCCGCGCCGAAGCAGGCGTTCAGCCACTGCACGATCGCCGCGAAGCAGCAGGTGACCAGCGCCAGGAAGCCGAGCGTCCCGGCGGGGTGCGCCATGTCCAGGCCGGGGCCCCAGTGCAGGACGGCCATCAGCGCGGCCGTCTGGAGCAGCCCGATCCCGGCCACCGGCAGCCAGCCCGCGAGGGCGATCCGCCGGGCCGGCGCCCCGGCGGCCAGGGCGCGCCCGCTGAGCGGCTTGATCAGCATGTACGCCACCATGGCGCCGACCCAGAGGGACAGCGGGATGAAGTAGGGCGCGAAGCCGGTGCCGTAGTTCGGGGCGGAGTGCAGCGACTGCGAGGCCAGGCGTACCGGGTCGGCCATGACCTCCGTACGGGCGTCGCGGTCCTTCTTCCCGTAGTCGGGGATCTTGCCGACGCCGTCGCCGAGCCCCTGGGCGAGCGTGGTGGACCCGTCCTTCAGGCGGACCAGGCCCTTGTCGAGGCTGTCGGCGCCCTTCTTGAGCTTGCCGACGCCCGCGTCCAGGTCGGACGAGCCGGTCTTCGCCGTGCCGAGCCCGGTGTGCAGCCGGTCCGCGCCGGTGGCGACCTTGTGCGCGCCGGAGTTCAGCGCGTTGATCTTCTTGACCGCGGCTTCCAGGTCCTCGTCCAGGTGCGGGGAGCGCGCGGCGAGGCTCTTCGCCTGCTTCTCCAGTGTGGTCAGTTGGGTGCGCAGCTTCTTCAGGTCCCCGTTCTGGTTCTTGACCAGGGTGTTCACGTCGTCGGCCACGGCGGCGACGTCGGCCGCCGCGGTCACGGCCCGCTTCAGCGGCGGGCAGACGGTGGGGTCGGGGGCCGGCTGCTCCTCGCAGCGGGTGCGGTGGATCTCGGTGAGGTCGTCGGCGGCGGTGTGCGCGGCGGTGGCGGCGGTGGGCGCCGCCTTGACGAGCAGGTCCAGGTTGTCCCGTACGGTCTTCGAGGAGTCGGCGACCAGCCGGGCGGTGTCGCCGATGGCCTTGCCGTTGTCCTTCAGGAACGGGCGTACGTTGGCGGCGACCCCGTTGACCTTGTCGGCGAGGAGCTGGGTGCCGTCGGCGACCTGGCGCGAACCGGTCTCCAGATCGCCCGCGCCCTTGTCGAGCTTCACGATCCCGCCGGACAGCTTGCCGCTGCCCTTCTTGGCGTCCTTCAGCCCGTCCGCGAGGTCCTTCGAGCCCTTCTTCGCCTTGCCGATCCCGTCCTTGAGATCGGACGCGCCCTTCGCCGCCTTCGCCGTCCGGTCGTGCAGATCGGAGAAGCTGATGAAGATCCGGTCCAGGAACCCGCGCGAGGCGTTGGCCGACGCGGCCGTGCGGACCTCGGAGAACACCGTCCGCGATATCTGCCCGA from Streptomyces drozdowiczii carries:
- a CDS encoding YhgE/Pip domain-containing protein, with protein sequence MRSPRLAALELRRFGRGRLPRAALAALLLLPLLYGALYLWSFWDPYGRLDRIPVALVNDDKGATADGKRLAAGDQITGKLLDSKTFDWHEVSAEEADRGVENGTYYLSLRMPADFSARIASSAGDSPETGALQVRTNDANNYIVGQISRTVFSEVRTAASANASRGFLDRIFISFSDLHDRTAKAAKGASDLKDGIGKAKKGSKDLADGLKDAKKGSGKLSGGIVKLDKGAGDLETGSRQVADGTQLLADKVNGVAANVRPFLKDNGKAIGDTARLVADSSKTVRDNLDLLVKAAPTAATAAHTAADDLTEIHRTRCEEQPAPDPTVCPPLKRAVTAAADVAAVADDVNTLVKNQNGDLKKLRTQLTTLEKQAKSLAARSPHLDEDLEAAVKKINALNSGAHKVATGADRLHTGLGTAKTGSSDLDAGVGKLKKGADSLDKGLVRLKDGSTTLAQGLGDGVGKIPDYGKKDRDARTEVMADPVRLASQSLHSAPNYGTGFAPYFIPLSLWVGAMVAYMLIKPLSGRALAAGAPARRIALAGWLPVAGIGLLQTAALMAVLHWGPGLDMAHPAGTLGFLALVTCCFAAIVQWLNACFGAAGRILVLALLMLQLTSAGGTYPVQTSPGFFNAIHPYLPMSYVVEGLRRLITGGGLGPVWQGCAVLVAFTAGALALTALSARRKQMWTLERLHPELSL
- a CDS encoding TetR/AcrR family transcriptional regulator: MESSSSARRQATRQRLYEAAVTLIAEKGFSATTVDEIADRAGVAKGTVYYNFKSKTELFEELLRHGVGLLTSSLRAAAEETGARGGSRVEALDAMIRAGLVFIDRYPAFTQLYVAELWRTNRAWQSTLLVVRREAVAVVEGVIAEGVTNGELSEEIDVPLTAAALVGMVLVAALDWQAFQPERSIDDVHSALSLLLRGRVSGH